The Arachis ipaensis cultivar K30076 chromosome B10, Araip1.1, whole genome shotgun sequence DNA window TCACCTTTGCCTTAAGATTACATTATGGTCTTGCTTTCCATCTCAATCTTATGGCTATCTTCATCTTCTGAATCTGCATAATGGAAATGAAGCAGTTTGAAATCAAATAATCAGTTGGAAGAAATTCATATTAAGCTTTTGAAACTTCTACAGGCTGAAGCTTCTACTGAAAATAAAGCAATATAGTTGACGTAAATCCATCAAGATTTATTGAATAAAAGTAAACTGCAGACAGCAATGTGTTTAGGCACAAAGATGTCCTAAAATCATATACAATTACATTGAAGGAAGCAATTTAAGGGGAAGAAGTCAACCAAAACCTAGCTACCATATCAATACAGATACCAGATTCAGATGACACATTAATAACCCGTGCCAGAACTTCTAAAGCATGTCTACTTCCATGAACACACTAAGCATGCAAAACATATTGAGAACAATGCTCTTTGAATCAAGAGTTTACATTAGCAAGCCAGGATCTTTCAACTTACCAGATCGAACATCATCACTAATTTTTCCTCTTGCTTGAAGTTGTCTAACAAGCATCCGAGATATCATCACCCACCAGTATATATGCAGAACAAGCAAGCAATATAGAAGACTGTTGAACACATAATAATATTTTCGACCCTCCACTTTGTGCTTTTCCTTATCCAATGTGAGCAAAACTTCATAGCTGGCAAAGAAAGATGTAAAACTAATGAGCATCGAAAAGCAAGATTATACAGACAACCAACAACTGTAATATTACACTTCGTAATCAATTGTTGAAATTTATACATGGAAAGATCTTCTTTCTAATTTAGTGAATCTTTTATATGAGCTATTATTTGATAGGAAGGGGAAAATACAACATAGGATAAAAGATTACCGAAAAGAAACCACAAAGCTAAAGGAAAACAAATGATATCCCGACCccccttttattcttttttattccgccaaaaaaaacacacaaattatTGTCAAATGCATTATTCGGAGGACTGGAGCAAGTTATTATTCACAAATGCATTGTTAGCAGCAACAACTAATCCCTAGTAACACTGAACCTGAAATTACAACAGCAGCAAGTACAGCAACAGGTAATCCCTAATCACACTGAACCTAAATTTCAACAGCAGCAAGTAATCCCTAATCACACATTCACACTAAACCTAAAATTTCAACAAACATTACAACACAGTAACAAGTAATCCCTAGTCACACTGAACTTGAAATTTCGACAGCAGCAAGTAATCCCTAATCACACTAAACCTGAAATTTCAACAAACATTACAAAACAGcaacaagtaatccctaatccctaaacaaaaatttcaacaatgatttgattttcaattttagcagcaacaagaaaatttaaacaaaaatttcATGAAGTAAAGAAAGAGCAGCATCACAGAATCAGCAAAAATTAGCAATTTCACAGTTTCACATTAAAAATCAGCAAACAGAGGCTATGGGGAGAGAAGACTGAGACACGAACTGAAGAACTGAAGAACTGAAGGACTGACGAATTGAAGAAGTGAAATCAGCAAACAGAGGCTCTGGGGAGAGAAGACTGAGACACGAACAAGAACTGAAGAAGATAGCTGTGACACTAACCTTCGACGGAGACACGAACGGCGATCGGGGAGACGACGGCGAGCGACGACACGGCGAGCTGCTCCAAGCCAACAAAACAGAGAAGCCACGGAGGACGGACGGAGGACAGGGGGAAGGAGGACGCTGAGCTACAAGAGAGGGCTTGGCCACAGACGATGCCGACAGCACGGACGGCGGCAGCAGTGCGGCAGAAATGTTGCAGGGAGGACCTAGGGTTTTGGTTTGGGGATTTAACTTTGCTTCAGAGTACAGTGATTCACGAATTGGTAGGGGGGTTGTTGGGGGAAGGGGTGAGGGTGTAAACTGTAAACGCATTAACGCAacgttgggtttttttttttcccctcaaaaaaatcaaaataggGTCGTTTATCAAGAACCGAAGAGTTACCGGTCGGTAGAACCGGCCGGTTTTCAGCCGGTTCGACGGTTTGATAGCGATTTTCTAAGAAGAGGTTATTAGAGATGGACCGGATCGTTTTTACTGCCGGTTCCCAATTGGACCGGTTCAATTGGCCAGTTCGGTCCGATTTTCAGAGCATTGGTAATTAGCATGATTTAATCAAGAATCCTCACAGATATAAGTATATAACCATTTCAGTTTGAATTTTGCGAAAAATAAACAAACACAAacaaattaagaaaattatagatTTGTATCTCCAAagaaattacaattaaaaaacaaaaaaaaaaatttgcatgaCAAGACAATAATAAATTAACACACCTAACAATGTAAGACAGCACAATGAGAATGAAAGTAGCCACATGGTGACCCATGGACACCCCAAAGTCAGAGCACCGTGTCTCCCAAAATATTAAAGCAAAGAAGGAGTAGGAATATAATCCAGCAGCATACATGTAAAGTGCCTTCAGTTTTAACCTGAAATGTTTAGAGCTTACAACTCTATCACCAGACTTAATTTGAACACAAAATTTATAGCAAGGGAAAATGATTGATGAAAGATATTAAACATTGCAACTGGATAACTATAATAACTGGGCTTGTAAGCAAATAATCTTACTTAATCTTTTGATCTGGCCAGACCTGGCTCCCTGGCCCCACCCAAAAATTTCTTCTATTAGTAAACCAAGGTTCATCATAAGCTACGGACAGAGCAAGTACTTCTGCTGACAGAAAATAAACACATTTCCAGGCTGATTCCTTGAACTTcctaatttttttcttctcttatcATTCTGGAAATCCAGCTGCTTATGCCCCTTTCCAAATATCAACCGTCTACCCAATTTCTGTAAATGTTGTTTACTTCAGTTTATATGAACAAACTAGAACCAGAAATAGAAAATTCTAAAAGTATAGAACGACCACAGTGCAAGGCCACCAAATGATGACTCCTATCATCATCACAGTTTGATAGATAAAACAAGTGATGAAAAGcataaagaaaaataacatgAAAAAATGAGACGAGAAAAGAAGCTTATATGTTACCAAGATTATATAAAGTAAGAATGTAATCACCTAATTCAACATAAATATTTAAAATCAGTTTTACCATCTATCATGAACGAGGGAGGGGGGATGAAGCATGCAGATATTCGTTGTCTTTGGAATTTCCAATGATGAAGGGTCAGCATTTTTGCTCTTTTAACAAAAAAGTATGTTAACATCATAAATTTAATTAGCTTGTGAAGAAAGCTAACCAAACCCTCACTGATAAACACACTAATCCAATAAAGGAAAGCAAAAAAAGGATCAAAATGTTGATGCTGAAGCCCCCAGTAGAAATAAAGAAGATATCATAAATTATCAAGGCATATCTGTGAAGATAGCATAGAATCAATTTTGTTATTTACTTTATATATGATCAAATCACATCAGTGTTATTTTAATCAAAATTATACCATTAATTTGCATTGAATTTTGTGAAAATTGAACATCAATAAGACTGACAACTCATATTCATGCATATTTGAAACTCTTATATATTACCATCAATTTTGATCTATAAAAGAGTATGTCTAATGATTTTAGattgatataaaattttttagatttgaTCTACAATGCACAAACTTCTAATCCAACCTATTCAACGtaataattttgatataattCAAGTTTCTATCTCTTCCTCTCCTACCTAAGACCCTCAATCTCAACAGAGCTCCAGATAACAGAATTGGATTGAATTTAGGGATTCAAAAACACATTGAAGATACTGTAATCACCCCCAAGCTAAACAGTGTAAGAACCATCTCACACATCTGAAACTATAATAACAATAACGCCGCACAGAACAACACTCCTTAAACTGATACAACAACTCACACATATTATACTAAAAAACTCAGTAACGAGTAGCAAACGTAAACAACAATACATTCAAGTCAACGCCACCATGAAAACACTACTGAGAAAAAAATTACGAACTTAACGTAGAAGCCCTTGCAATCGCAATTGTACTTTCCTCAATATTAAAggcattaatattaaaaaaaaaaggaacacaAGCTAATAAGAATAAGTAAAAAAATCCAGTATGAGTAACTAAGAGAGAATTAGGGAATATTCAAATAAAGTTTGCCCAAGTTAATTCTTTGGTTGACATGTATGCTAAATGTGATTCGGGGAAGCAATTATGATTTTTGCAAATTGGGCTCTTCAAAGTTCAGTTCCTTGGACAGACCTGGTCTCGAGTAATGTTCAGACGGGACACCCTAAAGAAGGTATAAAGCTATTAATTGATATGTAAAGAGCTGAAAAGACTGCAGATGTAGCTACCTGTGCTAGCATCCTAAAAGCCTGTGCAAATTTAGCCTCTCAGGCTCTGGGAAAGCAGTTACACTCGCACATTAATATTTTGGGTAATTTTCAGTTGGTCTACCAATCTGATATTTAATACATTACTAGTGTTATCGACAGTATATTTGTGAATCTAGTAGATTCAAACAAATTTTGATAAAGCTTTTTGCGGCTGAAAGCCTAAATACCTTACGATATGAATGTAAAAGTGTTCTTTCAAGTTTCTTGTCGAGTCTTTTCAAAGGCTATGCACTGAGGGAAAAAAAGAATATTCAACATCAAATCACATTGCAAGGCTTGAATCACTACAGAAGCACTGGAGGTCAAATCATTCCTAAAGCTCAACAAAATAATAGACACATTACCTCTCTTCAATTACTGCTCTAAATgcgtccatgaatacttcaacaTTATGGTTTGAACATTCACATTCAACTTCTAATTATACTGTTCACAAATCAGAGAGGAGAATAGTTCTGATGCTTAAGAAAAACGATATTTTCACCCGACTGGTCGCAACTGTAAATTGAAAAATGGTTGGCAATGAATTACATAAACCTTAACAACAAGATTTGTTGCAAAATTAGAAATGCCATCCTTTCCCTCCAATGCTTCTACAACAGCAAGAGCCTTATCTGCCAGAGGTCTAGGAAAACTCTTGGACTACAAAAGGAAATAATAAACAAAATGTAAGTACTCATTCTATGGCTCCTACTAATGCTCAGCAGCAAACACAAAAGCAATACATACGTTGATGCAAATAACATCTTATTCTTACAATTGCAACTCTGTCTCCAGGACTAACTGAAATAGATTCAGAACTTGGAGCCTCCTGAAGCTCAACACCGTTCTTCAATTTGTTCTGTTCATCCTGCAGATGATGAATCTATTGCGTTAGACCATATTAAACCCTCTAGATATATATTACGTTTACAGACAATTTATTGTATAGAATTACCAGATCATGAAGAAGCATATCCACCACAGGAGCTGCTACTATTCTTAGTAAATGCCTATGTAAAACAACCTGCCATCATTTACATGTCAATTTGCACATTTCAACAATGataacagaaaaataaaactTCTAAAAAACATAACAGAACTTACATAAGAGTAAAAACTGGAAATGCAATACatcaaaagaatttaaaattgcGTCCAATTGTTGCCAACCAAACATTGAGAGAAGGATCATCAAGGGTTCAACCAAAACAAAGGCCCAAGAAAGAAACCATAAAACCTTAATCTGGACATCACTTTGACAATGCATAATCGATCGCAAACATGTCAGTTACAGCTGGTGTCCAATGCACTCCTGCACGAACTGATCCTTGAATCTCGCCTTCCTTCACAAGTCCATTAAACAAAGATTGGAAGAAAGATTCATCAACCGCTACACCACCAGTTCCGCCCATTTCCTGCAGTAACTGCTGCAATGAGCTCCACAACACCGTCAAATTTGTTGGCACTGTGATGCCCCTTGCTGCCCCCCGAACCATTGCATTCATGCGGGCCACATAGGCGGGAGTATACAATTGCCCTCCCTCAAGCCTTCCTTTCACCTGTCCCAAAGATCAACATCACGTAAAATATAACTCCGATGTCATTCCAGATCTTACATAACACATGAGAAACACTATTGCGGTGGGTCGTGGCTCAGTGGTCAGGGATAAATAACAAGGA harbors:
- the LOC107619919 gene encoding vegetative cell wall protein gp1-like, producing the protein MRLQFTPSPLPPTTPLPIRESLYSEAKLNPQTKTLGPPCNISAALLPPSVLSASSVAKPSLVAQRPPSPCPPSVLRGFSVLLAWSSSPCRRSPSSPRSPFVSPSKVQCD